A genome region from Bufo gargarizans isolate SCDJY-AF-19 chromosome 2, ASM1485885v1, whole genome shotgun sequence includes the following:
- the LOC122926716 gene encoding probable G-protein coupled receptor 33, whose protein sequence is MLIMEANLSTTNPINAGTITAVAATKIVCLPFLLVTFIFGLVINTFYLWILCFKMRRNLNVIWFSHLLLCNLIFILVLPFLAVMYLFHPLWVLGEFMCKLVNFLLSFSMYGAAFFLTVISVDRYWLVFHPHFYRKHMHAQQSSIVCLLLWGLALFFSSPYLAFRRVHQEKNISICYNDYTLTGKPDIELEAKVKWFMLYFRLLGGFLIPLVIISICYLKIAFKIKKENFAKSKKPYKIIAIAIISFFISWAPYHVWYGMSIEKGLFQESTLQALKVFATILACFNACFTPILYLLIVEKFKAIFKKSVMSVFQTALIEAFPKSTDNRFELNSISVRKCEENTF, encoded by the coding sequence ATGTTGATAATGGAGGCAAATCTCTCCACTACCAACCCAATCAATGCAGGGACCATCACAGCAGTCGCAGCAACAAAGATAGTCTGTCTACCATTTCTACTGGTCACATTTATCTTTGGATTGGTCATCAACACTTTCTATCTTTGGATCTTGTGTTTCAAGATGAGAAGAAACCTCAACGTCATCTGGTTTTCCCATCTCCTTCTCTGCAATCTAATCTTCATTCTCGTCCTACCTTTTTTGGCCGTTATGTATTTGTTCCACCCTCTCTGGGTCCTGGGTGAATTCATGTGTAAATTAGTAAATTTCCTTCTGTCCTTTAGTATGTATGGAGCTGCGTTCTTCCTCACCGTCATCAGCGTTGACCGATATTGGTTGGTTTTTCATCCCCATTTTTACAGGAAACACATGCACGCTCAACAATCCTCAATCGTCTGCCTTTTACTTTGGGGTTTAGCTCTTTTTTTCAGCTCCCCATATCTCGCCTTTCGAAGGGTTCATCAGGAAAAGAACATTTCTATTTGTTACAACGATTACACCCTCACTGGTAAACCGGACATAGAACTTGAAGCCAAGGTTAAGTGGTTCATGTTGTACTTTCGTCTACTGGGAGGTTTCTTGATCCCGTTAGTTATCATCTCTATCTGCTACCTTAAAATTGCCTTtaagataaaaaaagaaaattttgcGAAATCCAAGAAACCTTACAAGATAATAGCCATTGCTATAATATCCTTCTTTATCTCTTGGGCACCTTATCATGTGTGGTACGGAATGAGCATAGAGAAGGGGTTATTCCAAGAGTCaaccctacaagccctcaaggtCTTCGCCACCATATTGGCTTGCTTTAATGCGTGCTTCACCCCAATCCTATATCTACTAATTGTGGAAAAATTTAAAGCTATCTTCAAGAAGTCTGTAATGTCAGTCTTCCAGACAGCCCTAATTGAAGCTTTTCCCAAGAGCACCGACAACAGATTTGAGCTAAACTCTATATCAGTTAGAAAGTGTGAAGAAAATACTTTCTAA